Proteins co-encoded in one Xiphophorus couchianus chromosome 3, X_couchianus-1.0, whole genome shotgun sequence genomic window:
- the tfpt gene encoding TCF3 fusion partner translates to MMEDFSGLALPPLFGGHILEAELEPGGVELGPGEVVLDPDPGGSELLESTPQEDEERRALDKRKCLVLSRRCKEIEQVNQKILGRLHQVQRITRRLKKERRFLMKALDAHGDDYRKTPLTILLEEEPGAHLDSAAGVEEEKLNGLSGSSATLHHAAGPKKKRHRISRQDKDKDQQIEPDVSVLAETHFGEMPSPTSLSH, encoded by the exons ATGATGGAGGATTTCTCTGGGTTGGCTCTACCTCCTCTCTTTGGAGGACACATTCTAGAGGCTGAGTTGGAGCCTGGTGGTGTAGAGCTGGGACCAGGAGAG GTGGTGCTTGACCCAGATCCAGGTGGCAGCGAGCTGCTAGAGAGCACACCTCAAGAAGACGAAGAGAGGAGAGCTCTCGATAAAAGGAAATGTCTGGTGCTGAGCAGGAGGTGCAAGGAAATTGAACAG GTAAATCAAAAAATCCTGGGTCGCCTTCACCAAGTGCAAAGAATTACACGACGCTTGAAGAAAGAGCGACG GTTCCTCATGAAAGCTTTAGATGCCCATGGAGACGATTACAGAAAAACCCCGCTCACCATACTGCTTGAA GAAGAGCCTGGAGCCCACTTGGATTCTGCTGCCGGAGTCGAGGAGGAAAAACTTAATGGTTTGTCTGGTTCCTCTGCAACTCTCCATCATGCAGCCGGACCGAAGAAAAAGAGACACAGAATTTCTCGGCAAGATAAGGACAAAGATCAGCAG ATTGAACCTGATGTGTCTGTGTTGGCAGAGACTCACTTTGGAGAAATGCCCAGCCCAACATCTCTGTCACACTGA
- the ndufa3 gene encoding NADH dehydrogenase [ubiquinone] 1 alpha subcomplex subunit 3 has product MNTLCPEATPDIMAGIGAFLKNAWNKEPVIVASCGIGLVGIILPFISPYTKYTAMINEATPYSYPVPVRDDGNMPDVPSHPSEAKGRSLEWLKKL; this is encoded by the exons ATGAACACCCTCTGTCCTGAAGCTACACCGGACATTATGGCAG GAATTGGAGCTTTCCTGAAAAATGCTTGGAATAAGGAGCCAGTTATCGTGGCCTCCTGTGGGATTGGCCTTGTAG GTATTATTCTTCCATTCATCAGCCCCTATACAAAATACACAGCAATGATAAATGAAGCCACGCCATACAGTTATCCAG TTCCTGTGAGGGATGATGGAAACATGCCTGACGTTCCCTCACATCCCTCTGAAGCTAAAGGAAGAAGCTTGGAATGGCTTAAAAAGCtataa
- the LOC114141564 gene encoding brain-specific angiogenesis inhibitor 1-associated protein 2, giving the protein MSRTEEINKMTENVYKGVLDQFNPSLKNFVTMGKHYEKALTGVTVAAKGYFDALVKLGELASDSQGSKELGDTLFQMAEVHRQIQVQLEDVLKLFHSEMLAQLEQKLELDIKYLTATLKKYQSERRSQSESIERCQSQLKKLRRKSQGSRHPNKYGDREMQFVELMSRRQGELDVLVATGYKSALTEERRRYCFLVDRQCCVTKLLINYHSKVRELLSQKLSSWQQSCSQPTKLPERALNLLRHTAPQTPGAAGIAEVLRHTKLGTAQPEQRVSVQEVPPLLNGDSSRSQQQQRSLPSSSSSHSDSGPPQGSPHAFRSACSTAAAAPGSSRGASPQHTSTPVSTSVSPLSDGGPSASDTTTATSILLASNTSNLSPSLIPSTVMSLSQISQSSSSSQGMTLPILHSAPHSPSLSHSAPLSRALTPVQLLHQQVGSGGSHTLSPSHNPWLLKAGDISATATLPLPRRPVSEMRLGGFQGSSLPRVLPLSGVTHVEALFTHTPGALDCAGGSLGGGACLLHFLPGDSITLLISEPRDGWHYGQNERTGRKGWFPFSYTQPQHSRMDHLEGSLLLSKANSTSTGQLDKLVSAGLPALTPESEEERSLPPQRVSTFRPRPYSMADTNKITSDLRASPPSPTRPNPFAHVRLRKTVTNDRSAPIIE; this is encoded by the exons ATGTCTCGAACTGAAGAGATCAACAAGATGACAGAAAATGTCTACAAG GGCGTCCTGGACCAGTTCAACCCCAGTCTGAAGAACTTTGTCACCATGGGAAAACACTATGAGAAAGCTCTGACAG GAGTGACGGTGGCTGCAAAGGGCTACTTTGATGCTCTAGTGAAGCTTGGGGAGCTGGCCAGTGACAGCCAGGGCTCCAAGGAGCTGG GGGACACGCTGTTTCAGATGGCCGAGGTTCACAGGCAGATTCAAGTGCAGCTGGAGGATGTG CTGAAACTGTTTCACTCTGAGATGCTCGCCCAGCTGGAGCAGAAGCTGGAGTTGGACATTAAATACCTCACA GCCACTCTAAAGAAGTATCAGAGTGAGCGAAGGTCTCAGTCGGAGTCGATCGAGCGCTGTCAGTCCCAGCTGAAGAAACTCCGCAGGAAGAGCCAGGGTAGCCGTCACCCTAACAAATATGGAGACAGAGAGATGCAG tttgtgGAGCTGATGAGTCGTCGACAAGGCGAGCTGGATGTGCTGGTGGCAACAGGCTACAAGTCTGCACTcacagaggagagaagaagatACTGCTTCCTGGTGGACAGACAGTGCTGCGTCACCAAGCTGCTCATTAATTACCACTCCAAG GTGAGAGAGCTTCTGTCGCAGAAACTGTCGTCCTGGCAACAGTCATGTTCTCAGCCCACGAAGCTCCCGGAGCGGGCCCTCAATCTGCTGCGTCACACCGCGCCACAAACCCCAGGGGCTGCTGGGATAGCTGAGGTCCTCCGTCACACCAAGCTGGGCACCGCTCAACCAGAGCAG AGAGTTTCCGTCCAGGAGGTTCCTCCTCTGCTGAATGGAGACTCAAGCCgctcccagcagcagcagcgatcgctcccctcttcctcctcctcccacagTGACTCTGGTCCTCCTCAGGGCTCCCCTCATGCTTTCCGCTCTGCCTGCTCCACCGCTGCAGCTGCTCCTGGGTCTTCTCGGGGAGCTTCTCCTCAGCATACCAGCACCCCCGTAAGCACCTCAGTGAGCCCCCTCTCTGACGGCGGCCCATCAGCGTCCGACACCACTACCGCCACCTCTATCCTCCTGGCCTCCAACACGTCCAACCTGTCCCCAAGCCTCATCCCTTCCACAGTGATGTCCCTCAGTCAGATCTctcagagcagcagctcctctcagGGCATGACCCTCCCGATCCTGCACAGCGCCCCCCACAGTCCATCGCTGTCCCACAGCGCTCCTCTCTCCAGGGCTTTGACCCCGGTGCAGCTGCTGCACCAGCAGGTCGGATCCGGCGGGAGCCACACGCTGTCTCCGTCACACAACCCCTGGCTGCTGAAAGCCGGGGACATTTCTGCTACTGCAACGCTGCCTCTGCCAAGGAGACCGGTCAGTGAAATGAGGCTGGGAGGCTTTCAGG GCTCCAGTCTTCCCAGAGTGCTTCCATTATCTGGAGTGACCCACGTGGAGGCCTTATTCACTCACACACCTGGAGCATTGGACTGTGCTGGTGGAAGTTTAGGAGGCGGGGCTTGCTTACTTCACTTCCTGCCCGGGGATAGCATCACCCTCCTCATCTCTGAGCCCAGAGACGGGTGGCACTACGGTCAAAACGAACGCACCGGACG GAAAGGCTGGTTCCCTTTCTCCTACACCCAACCGCAGCACAGCAGAATGGATCACCTTGAGGG CTCTCTCTTGCTATCGAAGGCTAACAGCACCAGCACCGGACAACTTGACAAGCTAGTGTCtgcaggcctccctgccctcaCCCCTGAGTCTGAGGAGGAGCGCTCCCTTCCTCCTCAGAGGGTCAGCACCTTCCGTCCGCGCCCCTACAGCATGGCCGACACCAACAAG ATCACATCAGACTTAAGAGCTTCACCACCGTCACCCACCAG gCCCAATCCCTTTGCTCACGTCCGCCTCAGAAAAACCGTCACCAACGATCGCTCGGCTCCCATAATCGAGTGA
- the LOC114139351 gene encoding neuronal pentraxin-1 — protein sequence MEIMRSAMFLLPLVLSLLHPTSATSGPDFNYGAHPRFVCSPIPADTDPSCFPTAGTGAGSTGPGGSNHQNVPPSGWWGAGDEAKATILHLRESLVQQKEIILDQRETIRELTAKLTMCEGAGRGPSLHDEHHGSVSYSHHKGLSVHHTSYTDNSHYGNGRLIPDSQHHHSSVQRSDGGYGGHNHGKDKHGTTGDSTSTTEQLERMLHALKERLSSLQKRNSTSTYSNSLKELLQRKISTLEEQLHHHTAARGSSVDQHRDDDSGHRDDGDHHDDGHHDDNHKHDHDDEHHDVHDDTGDHKDHHDDSHSKDHHDGDHDDHDEGDDSEGDDSEGDDSEGDDSDSEEDEDEEDEEEEQEEEEEEEEDDHRSNETEDHSYLPHTGYRTGFHSNKLETMLNQLHLTASNRKHSKNLDAFQISFPMRTNYMYGRMKRTLLQEIFALTLCLWMKAGVGPGLGTPFSYSAPGQANELVLIEWGNNPIELLIDDKAVTLPLSLSDGKWHHVCVTWTTRDGQWEAYQDGVKRGSGTNLSPWHSIKPGGVFILGQEQDTLGGRFDATQSYVGEMSDLHMWSHALSAADIYSLASCGSHLRGDVIDWSESEVELHGGVARYPFDPCH from the exons ATGGAGATTATGAGGAGCGCCATGTTCCTTCTTCCCCTGGTTCTTTCTCTACTTCACCCCACATCTGCCACATCAGGCCCAGACTTCAACTACGGAGCCCACCCGCGCTTTGTCTGCTCCCCAATCCCTGCAGACACAGACCCTTCCTGCTTCCCCACAGCAGGTACGGGCGCCGGGTCGACGGGGCCTGGAGGATCAAACCATCAGAACGTCCCTCCCAGCGGCTGGTGGGGGGCCGGCGACGAGGCTAAAGCCACTATCCTCCACCTGAGGGAGAGCCTTGTGCAGCAGAAGGAGATCATCCTGGACCAGAGGGAGACCATCAGAGAGCTGACAGCCAAGCTGACCATGTGTGAGGGCGCTGGGCGAGGCCCGTCGCTTCACGATGAGCACCATGGCTCTGTGTCATACTCGCATCACAAGGGATTGTCCGTTCACCACACATCATACACCGACAACAGTCACTATGGCAATGGCAGACTCATCCCAGACTCACAGCACCACCACTCCTCTGTCCAACGATCCGACGGAGGGTACGGCGGCCACAACCACGGGAAGGACAAACACGGGACGACGGGGGACAGCACATCGACAACGGAGCAGCTGGAGAGGATGCTGCATGCGCTGAAAGAGagactgagcagcctgcag AAGAGGAACAGCACCAGCACATACTCCAACtctctgaaggagctgctgcagaggaaGATCAGCACcctggaggagcagctgcaCCACCACACCGCCGCCCGGGGCAGCAGCGTGGACCAACACCGCGATGACGACTCCGGCCACAGAGATGACGGAGACCACCACGACGATGGTCACCACGACGACAACCACAAGCACGACCACGACGACGAACACCATGATGTCCACGACGACACCGGAGACCACAAGGACCATCATGACGACAGCCACAGCAAAGACCACCATGATGGAGATCACGACGATCATGATGAAGGTGACGATAGTGAAGGTGACGATAGTGAAGGTGATGATAGTGAAGGTGACGATAGTGATAGTGAGGAGGACGAGGatgaggaggacgaggaggaagaacaggaagaggaagaagaggaggaagaggatgatcACAGGAGCAATGAAACAGAGGATCACAGTTACCTCCCACACACTGGGTACAGAACTGGTTTCCACTCTAATAAACTGGAAACGATGCTCAACCAGCTGCACCTGACAG CTTCCAACAGGAAACATTCCAAGAACCTGGATGCCTTTCAGATCAGCTTCCCGATGAGGACCAACTACATGTACGGACGGATGAAGAGGACTCTGCTGCAGGAGATCTTCGCTCTGACCTTGTGCCTCTGGATGAAGGCAGGCGTGGGTCCCGGACTGGGGACTCCTTTCTCCTACTCCGCACCCGGACAGGCCAATGAGCTGGTGCTCATCGAGTGGGGGAACAACCCCATCGAGCTGCTGATCGATGACAAG GCCGTAACGCTGCCCTTATCTCTGAGTGATGGGAAGTGGCATCATGTTTGTGTGACGTGGACAACGAGGGACGGACAGTGGGAGGCCTACCAGGACGGTGTGAAGCGGGGGTCTGGGACCAACCTCTCTCCCTGGCACTCCATCAAACCTGGAGGGGTCTTCATCCTGGGACAGGAGCAG GACACTCTTGGAGGCCGTTTTGATGCCACTCAGTCGTATGTGGGAGAGATGTCAGACCTCCACATGTGGTCGCACGCCCTGAGCGCCGCTGACATCTACAGCCTGGCCTCCTGCGGCAGCCACTTACGCGGCGACGTCATCGACTGGTCCGAGTCGGAGGTGGAGCTTCACGGCGGCGTTGCTAGGTACCCGTTCGACCCCTGCCACTGA